One window from the genome of Pyrobaculum ferrireducens encodes:
- the sufB gene encoding Fe-S cluster assembly protein SufB — MQEMESLRATISHVESVEEALGLEKKFAYQVELKGRITRDMVEEVSRLKGEPDWMRRLRLRMLELFEKLPTPRWVRAVEEIDLEALVHYAKPQVETVSSWDQVPKEIRQYYEKLGLPEIEAKALLGLGAQFDSEIIYFNLKKKLQERGVVMLPMEEAVRRYPDLVQRYFMKVFPPEHKFAALHGALWSGGVFIYVPPGVRIEQPLETFFFIGQSMESQMEHSIVVADRGAYVHWIEGCSAPRLLKYSFHNGMVEGYAHEGATLKITTVQNWSRNVVNFNNKRAIAEAGAKVHWVEGSIGSKTTYTFPSTVLKGEGASTEIVGITAAKGPHWKENGAKVWHLAPRTSSRVVNKSISAEGGVAVYRGVVHVQRGAKYAKSHVQCDSLVLDKESATLTVPHDQVFEETAVVTHEATASTISEEKLAYLRARGFTEDDAKAAIVLGFVGDILKDLPFEYAVVLGRVIELEFGRLSKVG, encoded by the coding sequence ATGCAAGAGATGGAGTCTCTCCGCGCCACGATTAGCCATGTGGAGTCTGTGGAGGAGGCGCTCGGCCTTGAGAAGAAGTTTGCGTACCAGGTGGAGCTGAAGGGCCGCATTACTAGGGATATGGTGGAGGAGGTGAGCCGCCTCAAGGGGGAGCCGGACTGGATGAGGAGGCTTAGGCTGAGGATGCTTGAGCTTTTTGAAAAGCTCCCAACGCCGAGGTGGGTGAGGGCTGTGGAGGAGATAGATCTGGAGGCTCTTGTGCATTACGCAAAGCCTCAGGTGGAGACCGTGTCGAGCTGGGATCAGGTGCCGAAGGAGATTAGGCAGTACTACGAGAAGCTGGGTCTGCCTGAGATAGAGGCTAAGGCACTCCTGGGGCTGGGGGCGCAGTTCGACAGCGAGATCATCTACTTCAACTTGAAGAAGAAGTTGCAGGAGAGGGGCGTCGTTATGCTCCCCATGGAGGAGGCCGTGAGGCGGTACCCAGACCTCGTACAGAGGTACTTCATGAAGGTGTTTCCGCCTGAACATAAGTTCGCCGCGCTCCACGGCGCGTTGTGGTCCGGCGGAGTCTTCATATATGTGCCCCCCGGCGTGAGGATTGAGCAACCCCTCGAGACCTTCTTCTTCATAGGCCAGTCGATGGAGAGCCAGATGGAGCACTCAATAGTGGTGGCTGACAGGGGGGCCTACGTCCACTGGATAGAGGGGTGCTCCGCGCCCCGTCTGTTGAAGTACTCCTTCCACAACGGGATGGTGGAGGGCTACGCCCACGAAGGCGCCACGCTGAAGATAACCACGGTGCAGAACTGGTCGCGTAACGTGGTGAATTTCAACAACAAGAGGGCAATCGCAGAGGCGGGGGCCAAGGTGCATTGGGTAGAGGGCTCCATCGGTAGCAAAACCACGTACACCTTCCCCTCCACAGTGCTCAAGGGGGAGGGGGCCTCAACCGAGATCGTAGGCATAACCGCGGCCAAGGGGCCCCACTGGAAGGAAAACGGGGCCAAGGTGTGGCACCTAGCTCCGCGGACTAGTAGCAGGGTGGTGAACAAAAGCATATCTGCCGAGGGCGGCGTGGCGGTGTACAGAGGCGTGGTGCACGTCCAGAGAGGCGCCAAATACGCCAAGTCCCACGTGCAGTGCGACTCCCTAGTCCTAGACAAAGAGTCGGCGACGCTGACGGTGCCCCACGACCAAGTATTCGAGGAGACCGCCGTGGTTACCCACGAAGCCACCGCCTCGACGATATCAGAGGAGAAGCTTGCGTATCTAAGAGCCAGGGGGTTCACAGAGGACGACGCCAAGGCCGCCATAGTACTGGGCTTCGTCGGAGACATCCTAAAAGACCTGCCGTTTGAGTACGCGGTGGTGCTCGGCAGAGTCATCGAGCTGGAGTTCGGAAGACTGTCTAAAGTGGGCTGA
- a CDS encoding ATP-grasp domain-containing protein translates to MQIGIVRPFEVEFNPGDVADLEEAVRRRGHTPVKIYVDMLEVGIERGVLRIRQAVGRGQPVAVEAPGAVLRHLGIFRDFEQFLYRVWAVKALEEAGVYVMNPVLPWVAAGDKMAALMKLAKANLPVPPTVVTENMFIGYRAVGEFGRAVVKQLRGAMGYGVFLVDNPDVAFHIFSMLVNINKPIYVQKFLEKGGGDYRVVVVGGRVVGAEFRRAEGWKSNVAQGARPEPAKTTPELEELAVRAVEVLGLDYGGVDIAETKEGYYILEVNPTMSWQGFKQATGINPAEHIIDYLIEKTRK, encoded by the coding sequence ATGCAGATAGGTATAGTTAGGCCTTTTGAGGTGGAGTTTAACCCCGGGGACGTCGCCGATCTGGAGGAGGCTGTTAGAAGGCGGGGCCACACCCCCGTGAAGATCTACGTAGATATGCTGGAGGTGGGGATTGAGAGAGGCGTCTTGAGAATACGGCAGGCCGTGGGGAGGGGGCAGCCCGTCGCCGTCGAGGCGCCCGGCGCCGTTCTTAGACATCTGGGGATTTTCCGCGATTTTGAACAGTTCCTCTACAGAGTGTGGGCTGTGAAGGCGCTTGAGGAGGCCGGCGTCTACGTAATGAACCCGGTGTTGCCGTGGGTGGCGGCGGGCGATAAGATGGCCGCCTTGATGAAGCTGGCCAAGGCCAACCTCCCGGTGCCCCCCACCGTCGTGACTGAGAACATGTTCATAGGCTACAGGGCGGTGGGGGAGTTCGGGAGGGCGGTCGTCAAGCAACTACGCGGCGCCATGGGCTACGGCGTGTTTCTAGTGGACAACCCAGACGTGGCCTTCCACATATTCTCCATGCTTGTAAATATAAACAAGCCGATATACGTCCAGAAATTTCTTGAAAAAGGCGGCGGCGACTACAGAGTGGTCGTGGTCGGGGGGCGCGTAGTCGGCGCAGAGTTCAGGAGGGCAGAGGGGTGGAAGAGCAACGTGGCCCAGGGCGCGAGGCCCGAGCCCGCCAAAACCACGCCGGAGCTTGAAGAACTCGCCGTAAGAGCTGTGGAGGTGCTTGGACTAGACTACGGAGGCGTGGACATAGCAGAGACAAAAGAGGGCTACTACATACTAGAGGTAAACCCCACAATGAGCTGGCAAGGCTTTAAACAAGCCACAGGCATAAACCCAGCGGAACACATCATAGACTACCTAATAGAAAAGACTAGAAAATAG
- a CDS encoding RNA-binding domain-containing protein — MRCRYVEISVIIHATESLERVLEALRNFFGPLPIVVEVYEGHHGNPIYLATSYVEDCDGLLDKLCAAFSREVPASRGEGEGLYYLRLDKQALARGQVRAVDHDDVVRLKIRTKGDLCTG, encoded by the coding sequence GTGCGGTGTAGATACGTCGAGATCAGCGTCATAATACACGCCACGGAGTCGCTGGAAAGGGTCCTCGAGGCGCTCCGCAACTTCTTTGGCCCCCTCCCCATAGTGGTTGAGGTCTACGAGGGGCACCACGGCAACCCCATATACCTCGCCACGTCGTACGTAGAGGACTGCGACGGCCTCCTCGACAAGCTCTGCGCCGCCTTCAGCAGAGAGGTGCCGGCCTCCCGGGGGGAGGGTGAGGGGCTGTACTACCTAAGGCTAGACAAGCAGGCTCTGGCGAGGGGCCAGGTCAGGGCTGTGGACCACGACGACGTTGTTAGGCTTAAGATTAGGACAAAAGGCGATCTCTGCACCGGGTGA
- a CDS encoding 50S ribosomal protein L15e has translation MARSAYSYMAMWYRKLGREVHERLMRKVLIEWRRAPSIVRVERPFRLERARKLGYKAKQGVVVVRVRLIRGPFNRRRPDSGRRPKRMGVYGIAAWKSWRQVAEERAARKFPNLEVLNSYWVADDGMYRYFEVILVDCNAPTVRSDPLYSGICGREAPRRRVARRLRERQKKTIEYLKKTLLPKLKTGQ, from the coding sequence GTGGCTCGGTCGGCGTATAGCTATATGGCGATGTGGTACAGGAAGCTGGGGAGGGAGGTGCACGAGCGGTTGATGAGAAAAGTGTTGATAGAGTGGAGGAGGGCGCCCTCGATCGTGAGGGTGGAGAGGCCCTTCCGGCTGGAGCGCGCCAGGAAGCTGGGCTACAAGGCGAAGCAAGGCGTCGTGGTCGTGAGGGTGAGGTTAATAAGGGGGCCCTTCAACAGGAGGAGGCCTGACTCGGGGAGGAGGCCCAAGAGGATGGGCGTCTACGGCATAGCGGCGTGGAAATCCTGGCGGCAGGTGGCGGAGGAGAGAGCCGCCAGGAAGTTCCCCAACCTAGAAGTCCTCAACAGCTATTGGGTAGCAGACGACGGCATGTACAGATACTTTGAAGTTATATTAGTCGACTGCAACGCCCCCACCGTGAGAAGCGACCCGCTCTACTCCGGCATATGCGGCAGAGAGGCGCCCAGGAGGAGGGTCGCGAGGAGGCTGAGGGAGAGGCAGAAGAAGACGATCGAGTATCTAAAGAAGACGTTGCTCCCCAAGCTCAAGACGGGGCAGTAA
- a CDS encoding FAD-dependent thymidylate synthase: MAIYETPRVLLVGSWGSEALVSAFTDALYRGVEWGEAVGAQTGELVAKRISAFYRQGHWSVFEFMGAQFLVECSRACHTQFIRHRLASYWSESQRYVDYAKREIRFVVPRGFPADILKRAYEDYVRLRESFKPEYARMALPNAAATAFAVQMNARELLLNFVPLRCAYAAQAEIRHVCWQMFATAWRLWPTLARHVWEDLPSLHRDFCTKVPRGEDCRLYAIKDAEERHGPLPEKPWLAAAVHGP; this comes from the coding sequence GTGGCTATCTACGAAACTCCCAGGGTTCTGCTTGTGGGGAGCTGGGGATCCGAGGCGCTTGTGTCCGCCTTCACCGACGCCTTGTATAGGGGGGTGGAGTGGGGGGAGGCTGTGGGGGCCCAGACGGGGGAGCTGGTGGCCAAGCGCATATCTGCCTTCTACAGACAGGGCCACTGGTCTGTCTTCGAGTTTATGGGGGCGCAGTTCCTCGTGGAGTGCTCAAGGGCGTGCCACACCCAGTTCATCCGCCACAGGCTGGCCTCCTACTGGAGCGAGTCCCAGCGCTACGTGGACTACGCCAAGAGGGAGATTAGGTTTGTGGTGCCGAGGGGCTTCCCCGCCGACATTTTGAAGAGGGCCTACGAGGACTACGTAAGGCTGAGGGAGTCCTTCAAGCCGGAGTACGCCAGGATGGCGCTTCCAAACGCCGCGGCTACGGCCTTCGCGGTGCAGATGAACGCCCGGGAGCTCCTCCTCAACTTCGTCCCGCTGAGGTGCGCCTACGCCGCCCAGGCGGAGATTAGACACGTCTGCTGGCAGATGTTCGCAACGGCGTGGAGGCTCTGGCCCACCCTGGCGAGGCACGTGTGGGAGGATCTGCCCAGCCTCCACAGAGACTTCTGCACCAAGGTGCCCAGAGGCGAGGACTGCCGCCTATACGCCATCAAAGACGCCGAGGAGAGACACGGCCCACTGCCAGAGAAGCCCTGGCTCGCCGCGGCTGTGCATGGCCCCTAG
- a CDS encoding glycosyltransferase yields the protein MVNITFPTVTVPRNLINDTLQVLNKTREGPVTIPNAPVIPPWLQHALLSLYMALLVLSILLIAHYVFYARHARSDPPGPAGAPAEVPLSIIIPVKNEKPETVAEAVKRLGALQCPHAEILIVSDDPPDVFEEVKRAVEALGSPNVKVLRRPTPQGYKGVALNWAAEMAEGDVLVFLDVDSVPPPDMCQRARAVGEREILFLGWDGYAPVKTPVAQLQLFLYKYLLLHVSILGRHNTGHPVFALGSGIAVRREFFREVGGFCNCTADDYDISMKAYLHGGRVAYAPGPPVYVEVPAGYDAFKKQYARWTYNSAYLLAVYGAEIFKLKMPLAHRLSVFLNVATHPLMILTTFSIMLAGVAMGYMGIILPPLHILILQLALGVAALMQSYYVYRLAARDGYSFPAVAGKLITSGALLLALSPYLTLYVLMGLLKRRIRWHVTPKGLASVAGRLGLYELGLAAALAVLLAYALYISNWVLASSAAFLILAVLHALARVAIPSSQLGRG from the coding sequence GTGGTTAATATAACCTTTCCCACTGTTACAGTACCCAGGAATCTCATCAACGACACCCTCCAGGTTTTAAACAAGACGAGGGAGGGCCCCGTGACGATTCCCAACGCGCCGGTTATACCTCCGTGGCTTCAACACGCGCTCCTCTCTCTCTACATGGCGTTGCTGGTGCTGTCCATACTCCTCATCGCCCACTACGTGTTCTACGCCAGACACGCCAGGTCGGACCCCCCGGGCCCCGCGGGCGCCCCGGCGGAGGTCCCCCTCTCCATAATCATACCGGTGAAAAACGAGAAGCCCGAAACCGTGGCCGAGGCTGTGAAGAGGCTCGGCGCCCTCCAGTGTCCCCACGCCGAGATTTTAATCGTATCCGACGACCCCCCCGACGTGTTTGAGGAGGTTAAACGCGCCGTGGAGGCCCTGGGCAGTCCCAACGTCAAGGTGTTGAGAAGGCCCACCCCCCAGGGGTACAAGGGGGTGGCGCTGAACTGGGCCGCCGAGATGGCGGAGGGCGACGTGTTGGTATTTCTCGACGTCGACAGCGTGCCGCCCCCCGACATGTGCCAGAGGGCCAGGGCGGTGGGGGAGAGGGAGATACTGTTCCTCGGGTGGGACGGCTACGCCCCCGTCAAGACCCCCGTGGCGCAGCTACAGCTATTCCTCTACAAATACCTCCTCCTCCACGTGTCGATACTAGGCCGCCACAACACCGGCCACCCAGTATTCGCACTAGGCTCCGGGATAGCCGTCAGACGGGAGTTCTTCAGAGAGGTGGGCGGGTTCTGCAACTGCACGGCCGACGACTACGACATCTCGATGAAGGCCTACCTGCACGGCGGGCGGGTGGCCTACGCTCCGGGGCCCCCGGTCTACGTAGAGGTGCCGGCGGGCTACGACGCGTTTAAAAAACAGTACGCCAGGTGGACCTACAACTCGGCGTATCTCCTCGCCGTATACGGCGCGGAGATCTTCAAGCTGAAAATGCCCCTGGCCCACAGACTCAGCGTATTTCTAAACGTAGCCACCCACCCCCTCATGATACTAACCACCTTCTCCATAATGCTGGCAGGAGTGGCCATGGGCTACATGGGGATAATCCTCCCACCCCTCCACATCTTGATACTCCAGCTGGCCCTAGGCGTAGCCGCGTTGATGCAGAGCTACTACGTCTATAGACTAGCCGCGAGAGACGGCTACAGCTTCCCCGCCGTGGCGGGCAAGCTGATAACCTCGGGAGCCCTCCTCCTAGCCCTAAGCCCATACCTAACCCTCTACGTCCTCATGGGGCTCCTCAAGAGGAGGATCAGGTGGCACGTCACGCCGAAGGGCCTCGCCTCGGTGGCCGGCCGCCTCGGCCTATACGAGCTGGGCCTCGCCGCGGCTCTGGCGGTCCTGCTGGCCTACGCCCTCTACATCTCTAACTGGGTCCTGGCGTCCAGCGCCGCGTTCCTTATATTGGCCGTGTTGCACGCCCTGGCCAGGGTGGCTATCCCCTCTTCACAATTGGGTAGGGGATGA
- a CDS encoding lysine--tRNA ligase encodes MAERQSSERVEEWRRLFASLRGAGVEPFPHSYSPTHSVKALNELRRQALLEPWLGMVVRTAGRVTDVRRHPNVVFIDLYEDGARFQVMADPKLPILEHVWRGDFIGVEGPIVKTQRGDYAVKASSVVLLAKAAQPLPEWGKVDRDSPFYMRYRSVAMVLDLQLRWRVAARARLIQALREAMWRRGFLEIPTPVLQPIYGGAAARPFTTRVWAIDEEWYLRISPELYLKRYVIAGFPKVFEIGPQFRNEDIDALHNPEFWSLEAYQAYADYKDIMSLTEEVVYEAVSSVLGTGVVRYREWSINFSPPWRRVSLHDALREFAGVDPDRLTDDEIKDRLRELQVPLRVYNRGIALVKLFEKLVEKKLVEPTFVVDYPEESTPLCKPHRERPGLVERFEAFVGGHEVANAYTELNDPVRQYEYFAREEQLFPKEEAHPLDWDFVEELSFGMPPTGGVGIGVDRLAMIITNAESIKDVIPYPIVKRG; translated from the coding sequence ATGGCTGAGAGGCAGAGTTCTGAGAGGGTGGAGGAGTGGAGGCGTCTGTTTGCCTCGTTGCGGGGGGCCGGGGTGGAGCCGTTTCCCCACTCCTACTCGCCTACCCACAGCGTGAAGGCGCTTAACGAGCTTAGGAGGCAGGCTCTTCTGGAGCCGTGGCTGGGGATGGTGGTGAGGACCGCCGGGAGGGTCACCGACGTGAGGAGGCACCCCAACGTCGTGTTTATAGATCTTTACGAAGACGGCGCCCGCTTTCAAGTGATGGCGGATCCCAAGTTGCCGATTCTGGAGCACGTCTGGCGGGGGGATTTCATCGGTGTGGAGGGGCCTATTGTGAAGACCCAGCGGGGGGACTACGCGGTTAAGGCGTCGTCGGTGGTTCTGCTGGCTAAGGCGGCTCAGCCCCTCCCCGAGTGGGGGAAGGTGGATAGAGACTCACCGTTTTACATGAGGTACAGGTCGGTGGCGATGGTTCTCGACCTTCAGCTGAGGTGGAGGGTTGCGGCTAGGGCTAGGCTTATACAGGCGCTTAGGGAGGCTATGTGGAGGCGCGGCTTTTTGGAGATCCCCACGCCGGTTCTCCAGCCTATCTACGGCGGGGCGGCGGCTAGGCCCTTCACCACCAGGGTCTGGGCGATTGACGAGGAGTGGTACCTCCGCATTTCTCCTGAGCTCTACTTGAAGCGCTACGTAATAGCGGGGTTTCCTAAGGTGTTTGAAATAGGCCCCCAGTTCCGCAACGAGGATATCGACGCCCTCCACAACCCGGAGTTCTGGTCGCTGGAGGCGTACCAGGCCTACGCAGACTACAAAGACATTATGTCTCTCACGGAGGAGGTGGTGTACGAGGCTGTGAGCTCGGTGCTGGGGACCGGGGTGGTTAGGTACAGGGAGTGGAGCATCAACTTCAGCCCGCCGTGGAGGAGGGTCTCGCTCCACGACGCCTTGAGGGAGTTCGCCGGGGTGGACCCCGACAGGCTGACAGACGACGAGATTAAGGACAGGCTGAGGGAGCTCCAGGTGCCGCTGAGGGTTTACAACAGGGGGATTGCCCTCGTCAAGCTGTTTGAGAAGCTTGTGGAGAAGAAGCTCGTGGAGCCCACCTTTGTTGTGGACTACCCGGAGGAGTCGACGCCTCTCTGCAAGCCCCACAGAGAGAGACCTGGCCTGGTGGAGAGGTTTGAGGCTTTTGTAGGCGGCCACGAGGTGGCGAACGCCTACACCGAGCTCAACGATCCGGTTAGGCAGTACGAGTACTTCGCCAGGGAGGAGCAACTCTTCCCCAAGGAGGAGGCGCATCCCCTGGACTGGGACTTCGTGGAGGAGCTTTCCTTCGGCATGCCGCCCACCGGCGGGGTGGGCATAGGCGTGGATAGGCTTGCTATGATAATAACAAACGCCGAGTCTATTAAGGACGTCATCCCCTACCCAATTGTGAAGAGGGGATAG
- a CDS encoding NAD-binding protein — MRVVVVGGGVAGLYFASEFLKFAPHVTLVVVDPKPIHEFVIGIPLAFAGLVDFEDLAFPFSDLRRVVHVKAAVVSVEGGCVRTNTGPVQVCGDYVVLAPGGYKVGSAEYWSVEGSRRLFQAVEGSRAVRFVVNEFTPVAGFAEIAYAIKTRFPEKDVSIHVVFIHDDYKMFMSIQREHMVKSGVEISEEPPPYREGELRVSVPAVRIHPIAAGLDVDPVTFETQHERVYLIGDSSLLKLGLPPIGWGALWQASTLARALAQEVSTGVFEVEATDWVVAGDRERFLKWLTYRMTTGTPVVHLKGLFDLWRASVLRPLSGE, encoded by the coding sequence ATGCGCGTGGTGGTGGTCGGAGGGGGCGTGGCTGGGCTTTACTTTGCTAGTGAGTTTCTGAAATTTGCCCCTCACGTCACTCTCGTTGTTGTTGATCCCAAGCCTATTCATGAGTTTGTTATCGGCATCCCTCTGGCCTTCGCCGGGCTTGTGGATTTTGAAGATTTGGCGTTTCCATTTTCAGATTTGAGGAGGGTAGTGCATGTAAAGGCGGCGGTTGTTTCCGTGGAGGGGGGCTGTGTGAGGACTAACACGGGGCCTGTGCAGGTTTGTGGAGACTATGTAGTACTCGCGCCGGGGGGTTATAAGGTGGGGAGTGCTGAGTACTGGAGTGTTGAGGGTTCTAGGAGGCTTTTCCAAGCTGTGGAGGGTAGCAGGGCTGTTAGGTTTGTTGTAAATGAGTTTACCCCGGTTGCCGGCTTTGCCGAAATTGCATATGCTATTAAAACTAGGTTTCCTGAGAAGGATGTATCTATTCATGTAGTTTTCATACACGACGACTATAAAATGTTCATGTCTATACAGCGTGAGCATATGGTTAAATCGGGCGTGGAAATTAGTGAAGAGCCTCCTCCTTATAGAGAGGGGGAGTTGAGAGTTTCTGTCCCCGCTGTGAGGATACACCCCATCGCCGCGGGGCTTGATGTTGATCCTGTGACTTTTGAGACTCAGCACGAGCGTGTATATCTCATAGGGGACTCCTCCTTGTTGAAGCTTGGCTTGCCTCCCATTGGGTGGGGAGCTCTGTGGCAGGCCTCGACGCTGGCGCGGGCATTGGCGCAGGAGGTGTCCACCGGCGTGTTTGAGGTGGAGGCTACTGATTGGGTGGTCGCCGGCGATAGAGAGAGGTTTTTGAAGTGGCTTACGTATCGCATGACGACTGGTACGCCGGTGGTTCACCTAAAGGGGCTTTTCGACCTCTGGAGGGCGAGCGTGTTGAGGCCGCTGTCGGGGGAGTAG
- a CDS encoding VIT1/CCC1 transporter family protein: MVEVASSQKLVEVAREAALDEYREYVTYSVLARVERSASRRVVLERLAAQELEHFRFWNRFAGVKPPEGRTRLYAYFMAFLRLLLGVTFVAKLMERGEREAIARYRSVEGLLSGGDREALRRIIADEEEHEGALISQLDEAIVKYMGALVLGLADAIIEITGAHAGTLGTTNSTVVAGVIGLIVGVGAAISMASASYLQTKHEVGKSPAVAAVVTGVGYTAAVALMSLPYFLLHDVYLAFAASIAVGIALSFVLTFQAAVYGERDFKFEFVQTVGLLLGTAFLTYLLGEWLGRLFGIERLFH, encoded by the coding sequence GTGGTAGAAGTGGCTTCTAGTCAGAAGTTGGTTGAAGTTGCGCGGGAGGCGGCGCTGGACGAGTATAGGGAGTATGTGACGTACAGCGTGTTGGCGAGGGTGGAGCGGAGTGCGTCTCGGCGGGTGGTGCTGGAGCGGCTGGCGGCGCAGGAGCTGGAGCACTTCCGCTTCTGGAACAGGTTCGCCGGCGTCAAGCCGCCGGAGGGGCGGACGCGGCTGTATGCCTACTTCATGGCGTTTCTCCGCCTGTTGCTGGGGGTTACCTTTGTGGCGAAGCTGATGGAGAGGGGGGAGCGGGAGGCGATCGCCCGCTACAGGTCTGTGGAGGGGCTCCTGTCGGGCGGGGACCGGGAGGCGCTTCGGCGGATTATCGCCGACGAGGAGGAGCACGAGGGGGCGCTGATTTCTCAGCTTGACGAGGCTATTGTGAAGTACATGGGGGCTCTGGTGCTGGGTCTGGCGGACGCGATTATCGAAATCACGGGGGCCCACGCGGGGACTCTGGGCACCACGAACAGCACGGTGGTGGCGGGGGTTATCGGCCTCATCGTGGGGGTTGGGGCGGCCATCTCCATGGCCTCGGCGTCATACCTCCAGACTAAGCACGAGGTGGGGAAGTCGCCGGCCGTGGCGGCGGTGGTGACTGGGGTTGGCTACACGGCGGCTGTGGCTCTCATGTCTCTGCCGTACTTCCTCCTGCACGACGTCTACCTGGCCTTCGCGGCGTCTATCGCGGTGGGGATCGCCCTGTCCTTTGTCTTGACCTTCCAGGCGGCTGTCTACGGGGAGAGGGACTTCAAGTTTGAGTTTGTGCAGACGGTGGGCCTCCTGCTGGGCACCGCCTTTCTGACCTACCTCCTGGGGGAGTGGCTGGGCCGCCTCTTCGGCATAGAGAGGCTGTTCCACTAG
- a CDS encoding helix-turn-helix domain-containing protein: MEPVEVRRRIVEYLRATGGASVYQIAKALGISYGAAQWHLYVLERDGVVFTVSHGRKRVAVLRDSLDAYLHSLKMADFFKELWAFLRARGVSSESSFMEVVRGLEADWRDVASALLAIAKNLYHVKRAGGEGQGGGASGL; this comes from the coding sequence GTGGAGCCTGTGGAGGTTAGGCGCCGCATCGTGGAGTATCTGAGGGCTACTGGGGGGGCTTCTGTGTACCAGATTGCGAAGGCTTTGGGGATTTCCTACGGGGCGGCGCAGTGGCATCTGTATGTGCTGGAGCGGGATGGGGTTGTGTTTACGGTTTCGCATGGGCGTAAGAGGGTGGCTGTGCTTAGGGATTCTCTGGATGCGTATCTCCACTCGCTTAAGATGGCGGATTTCTTTAAGGAGCTGTGGGCTTTTCTGCGGGCTAGGGGGGTGTCCAGCGAGTCGTCTTTTATGGAGGTGGTGAGGGGGCTGGAGGCCGACTGGCGCGACGTGGCCTCGGCCCTGCTTGCGATTGCCAAGAATTTGTATCACGTGAAGAGGGCCGGTGGGGAGGGGCAGGGGGGAGGGGCGTCAGGTTTATAA